The Epinephelus lanceolatus isolate andai-2023 chromosome 14, ASM4190304v1, whole genome shotgun sequence genome has a window encoding:
- the armc8 gene encoding armadillo repeat-containing protein 8 isoform X1 — MACLLEAPLRISVLSEVTATSRHYVDRLFDPDPQKVLQGVIDMKNAVIGNNKQKANLIVLGAVPRLLYLLQQSSSSLELRTECAVVLGSLAMGTENNIKSLVDCHIIPALLQGLLCPDLIFIEACLRCLRTVFISPVTPVQLLYTDPTVIPHLMSLLSRSQRTQEYITQIFSHCCKTPEHQTVLFNHGAIQNIAPLLISPSYKVRMQALKCFSVLAYENTQVSMTLVNVLVDGELLSQVFVRMMQRDQPIEMQLTAAKCLTYMCRAGAIRTDDSCIVLKTLPCLVRMCSKEHLLEERVEGAETLAYLMEPDVELQRIASTTDHLVAMLADYFKYPSSVSAITDIKRLDHDLKHAHELRQAAFKLYASLGSNDEDIRKKITETENMMDRIVSGLSESSIKVRLAAVRCLHSLSRSVQQLRTSFHDHAVWKPLMKLLQNAPDEVLVMASSTLCNLLLEFSPSKEPILESGVIELLCSLTQSDSPALRVNGIWALMNMAFQADQKVKVEIVRCLGTEQLFRLLSDPDTNVLMKTLGLLRNLLSTRPHIDQIMSSHGKQIMQAVTLILEAEHSIEVKEQTLCILANIADGNTAKELIMTNDDMLQKIKYYMGHSNVKLQLAATFCISNLIWNEEDGSQERQDKLREMGFVDILHKLTQASDPNLCDRAKTAMQQYLA; from the exons ATGGCGTGCTTGTTGGAGGCCCCACTCCGCATCAGTGTGCTGTCT gaagtcactgcCACTAGTCGCCATTATGTTGACAGACTGTTTGACCCCGACCCACAGAAAGTGCTGCAGGGAGTCAT TGACATGAAGAATGCTGTCATTGGAAACAACAAGCAGAAGGCCAATCTGATCGTCCTCGGAGCTGTGCCGAG GTTACTGTACCTGCTTCAGCAGAGCTCGTCCAGTCTGGAGCTGCGGACAGAGTGTGCCGTGGTGCTGGGCAGCCTCGCCATGGGCACCGAGAACAACATCAAGTCCCTGGTGGACTGTCACATCATCCCTGCCCTTCTTCAAG GTCTTCTGTGTCCGGACCTGATCTTCATTGAAGCTTGTCTTCGGTGTCTCAGAACAGTCTTCATCAGTCCAGTCACCCCTGTGCAGCTGCTCTATACT GACCCCACTGTGATTCCCCATCTCATGTCTCTACTGAGCCGCTCACAGAGAACACAGGAGTACATCACACAGATCTTCTCCCACTGTTGTAAG ACCCCGGAGCACCAGACGGTTCTTTTCAACCACGGTGCCATCCAGAACATTGCCCCTCTACTTATCTCACCCTCTTATAAG GTCCGGATGCAGGCGTTAAAGTGTTTCTCAGTCCTGGCCTATGAGAACACTCAGGTCTCCATGACACTGGTGAATG TGCTGGTGGATGGCGAGCTGCTCTCTCAGGTATTTGTCAGAATGATGCAAAGGGATCAACCCATAGAAATGCAGCTAACAGCAGCCAAATG TCTAACATACATGTGTCGAGCGGGTGCCATCAGGACAGACGACAGCTGCATAGTCCTAAAG ACTCTGCCGTGCCTCGTGCGGATGTGCAGTAAAGAACATTTGCTTGAGGAGAGGGTGGAGGGTGCAGAGACACTGGCCTACCTGATGGAGCCTGATGTGGAGCTGCAGAGGATCGCGAGCACCACTGACCATCTGGTGGCCATGCTGGCCGACTACTTCAAATACCCCAGCTCTGTGTCCGCCATCACTGACATCAAGAGG CTGGACCATGACCTGAAGCACGCACACGAGCTGAGACAAGCTGCTTTCAAACTTTACGCCTCGCTAGGCTCCAATGACGAGGACATCCGCAAAAAG ATCACAGAGACGGAAAACATGATGGACCGGATAGTCAGCGGTCTGTCAGAATCCAGCATTAAAGTCCGTTTGGCGGCCGTCAG GTGTCTCCACAGTCTTTCGaggtcggtgcagcagttgagGACCAGCTTCCATGACCACGCCGTATGGAAACCCCTCATGAAG CTGTTGCAGAACGCCCCAGATGAAGTCCTGGTCATGGCCTCCTCTACACTATGCAATCTACTGCTGGAGTTCTCGCCCAGCAaagag CCCATCCTGGAGTCAGGGGTGATTGAGTTACTATGCAGTCTGACCCAGAGTGACAGTCCTGCACTGAGGGTCAACGGGATCTGGGCCCTGATG AACATGGCGTTCCAGGCAGACCAGAAGGTGAAGGTGGAGATAGTTCGGTGTTTGGGTACAGAACAGTTGTTCCGCCTGCTATCAGACCCTGACACCAATGTGCTGATGAAGACCCTCGGTTTGCTGCGCAATCTGCTGTCAACACGCCCA CACATTGACCAGATCATGAGTTCTCATGGGAAGCAGATCATGCAGGCAGTGACTCTCATCCTGGAAGCAGAGCACAGTATAGAGGTCAAGGAACAG ACGCTGTGCATCCTCGCCAACATCGCTGACGGCAACACAGCCAAGGAACTCATCATGACCAATGACGACATGCTCCAGAAAATCAAATACTACATG GGGCATTCGAATGTGAAACTGCAGCTCGCTGCCACCTTCTGCATCTCAAACCTAATCTGGAATGAAGAGGACG GTTCTCAGGAGCGTCAGGACAAGCTGAGGGAGATGGGCTTTGTAGACATCCTGCACAAACTCACCCAGGCCTCTGACCCCAACCTCTGTGACAG ggCGAAGACGGCGATGCAGCAGTACCTAGCGTGA
- the armc8 gene encoding armadillo repeat-containing protein 8 isoform X2, producing the protein MEAAAEVTATSRHYVDRLFDPDPQKVLQGVIDMKNAVIGNNKQKANLIVLGAVPRLLYLLQQSSSSLELRTECAVVLGSLAMGTENNIKSLVDCHIIPALLQGLLCPDLIFIEACLRCLRTVFISPVTPVQLLYTDPTVIPHLMSLLSRSQRTQEYITQIFSHCCKTPEHQTVLFNHGAIQNIAPLLISPSYKVRMQALKCFSVLAYENTQVSMTLVNVLVDGELLSQVFVRMMQRDQPIEMQLTAAKCLTYMCRAGAIRTDDSCIVLKTLPCLVRMCSKEHLLEERVEGAETLAYLMEPDVELQRIASTTDHLVAMLADYFKYPSSVSAITDIKRLDHDLKHAHELRQAAFKLYASLGSNDEDIRKKITETENMMDRIVSGLSESSIKVRLAAVRCLHSLSRSVQQLRTSFHDHAVWKPLMKLLQNAPDEVLVMASSTLCNLLLEFSPSKEPILESGVIELLCSLTQSDSPALRVNGIWALMNMAFQADQKVKVEIVRCLGTEQLFRLLSDPDTNVLMKTLGLLRNLLSTRPHIDQIMSSHGKQIMQAVTLILEAEHSIEVKEQTLCILANIADGNTAKELIMTNDDMLQKIKYYMGHSNVKLQLAATFCISNLIWNEEDGSQERQDKLREMGFVDILHKLTQASDPNLCDRAKTAMQQYLA; encoded by the exons ATGGAGGCTGCTGCT gaagtcactgcCACTAGTCGCCATTATGTTGACAGACTGTTTGACCCCGACCCACAGAAAGTGCTGCAGGGAGTCAT TGACATGAAGAATGCTGTCATTGGAAACAACAAGCAGAAGGCCAATCTGATCGTCCTCGGAGCTGTGCCGAG GTTACTGTACCTGCTTCAGCAGAGCTCGTCCAGTCTGGAGCTGCGGACAGAGTGTGCCGTGGTGCTGGGCAGCCTCGCCATGGGCACCGAGAACAACATCAAGTCCCTGGTGGACTGTCACATCATCCCTGCCCTTCTTCAAG GTCTTCTGTGTCCGGACCTGATCTTCATTGAAGCTTGTCTTCGGTGTCTCAGAACAGTCTTCATCAGTCCAGTCACCCCTGTGCAGCTGCTCTATACT GACCCCACTGTGATTCCCCATCTCATGTCTCTACTGAGCCGCTCACAGAGAACACAGGAGTACATCACACAGATCTTCTCCCACTGTTGTAAG ACCCCGGAGCACCAGACGGTTCTTTTCAACCACGGTGCCATCCAGAACATTGCCCCTCTACTTATCTCACCCTCTTATAAG GTCCGGATGCAGGCGTTAAAGTGTTTCTCAGTCCTGGCCTATGAGAACACTCAGGTCTCCATGACACTGGTGAATG TGCTGGTGGATGGCGAGCTGCTCTCTCAGGTATTTGTCAGAATGATGCAAAGGGATCAACCCATAGAAATGCAGCTAACAGCAGCCAAATG TCTAACATACATGTGTCGAGCGGGTGCCATCAGGACAGACGACAGCTGCATAGTCCTAAAG ACTCTGCCGTGCCTCGTGCGGATGTGCAGTAAAGAACATTTGCTTGAGGAGAGGGTGGAGGGTGCAGAGACACTGGCCTACCTGATGGAGCCTGATGTGGAGCTGCAGAGGATCGCGAGCACCACTGACCATCTGGTGGCCATGCTGGCCGACTACTTCAAATACCCCAGCTCTGTGTCCGCCATCACTGACATCAAGAGG CTGGACCATGACCTGAAGCACGCACACGAGCTGAGACAAGCTGCTTTCAAACTTTACGCCTCGCTAGGCTCCAATGACGAGGACATCCGCAAAAAG ATCACAGAGACGGAAAACATGATGGACCGGATAGTCAGCGGTCTGTCAGAATCCAGCATTAAAGTCCGTTTGGCGGCCGTCAG GTGTCTCCACAGTCTTTCGaggtcggtgcagcagttgagGACCAGCTTCCATGACCACGCCGTATGGAAACCCCTCATGAAG CTGTTGCAGAACGCCCCAGATGAAGTCCTGGTCATGGCCTCCTCTACACTATGCAATCTACTGCTGGAGTTCTCGCCCAGCAaagag CCCATCCTGGAGTCAGGGGTGATTGAGTTACTATGCAGTCTGACCCAGAGTGACAGTCCTGCACTGAGGGTCAACGGGATCTGGGCCCTGATG AACATGGCGTTCCAGGCAGACCAGAAGGTGAAGGTGGAGATAGTTCGGTGTTTGGGTACAGAACAGTTGTTCCGCCTGCTATCAGACCCTGACACCAATGTGCTGATGAAGACCCTCGGTTTGCTGCGCAATCTGCTGTCAACACGCCCA CACATTGACCAGATCATGAGTTCTCATGGGAAGCAGATCATGCAGGCAGTGACTCTCATCCTGGAAGCAGAGCACAGTATAGAGGTCAAGGAACAG ACGCTGTGCATCCTCGCCAACATCGCTGACGGCAACACAGCCAAGGAACTCATCATGACCAATGACGACATGCTCCAGAAAATCAAATACTACATG GGGCATTCGAATGTGAAACTGCAGCTCGCTGCCACCTTCTGCATCTCAAACCTAATCTGGAATGAAGAGGACG GTTCTCAGGAGCGTCAGGACAAGCTGAGGGAGATGGGCTTTGTAGACATCCTGCACAAACTCACCCAGGCCTCTGACCCCAACCTCTGTGACAG ggCGAAGACGGCGATGCAGCAGTACCTAGCGTGA
- the dbr1 gene encoding lariat debranching enzyme → MKIAVEGCCHGELDKIYETIGYLEKKEGVKVDLLLCCGDFQAVRNEGDMKCMAVPAKYRTMQTFYKYYSGEKKAPVLTIFIGGNHEASNHLQELPYGGWVAPNIYYLGYAGVVRYKGIRIGGLSGIFKSRDYRRGHHEFPPYNPDTLRSVYHIRNIEVFKLKQIQMPIDIFMSHDWPRGIYHYGSTGELLRKKKFLRQEVESNTLGSPAAEELLAYLQPSYWFSAHLHVKFAAVMQHPPKGNAAPRLTKFLSLDKCLPYREFLQIVDVPDRPGSSEGLEYDPEWLAILKATNSLQRTTPNPWNPPEDNGLHERWDFRPSEVAMMQVVEDLNGDLAIPDNFSQTVTPYDPNRPQPHAAPSCSTNPQTTELCATLGLTDLYAYAGQGGGDLGRIQGSTGGEEDDEDGNSVGSADEPSEYPTDTSGLSNSFNPDEITIEDEWEEEEGNEEAEDRSNSEAAVKGAQLSDVPVGEVHTPSRMVLPPPKSDASPNLLSKLMNLPPPSHSTPATVRTNSGAEREEHCEDDVEDASAVRVPKRTSDEAEAPGSRDPTPRIKRRNQVIYTAVEDDESEG, encoded by the exons ATGAAGATTGCAGTGGAGGGCTGTTGCCATGGCGAGCTGGACAAGATCTACGAGACAATCGGCTATTTGGAGAAGAAGGAAGGGGTGAAAGTGgacctgctgctctgctgcgGAGACTTTCAAGCAGTGCGAAATGAGGGAGACATGAAGTGCATGGCGGTACCTGCCAAGTACAGGACGATGCAGACCTTTTACAA ATACTATTCTGGAGAGAAGAAGGCTCCGGTCCTGACCATCTTCATCGGAGGGAACCATGAGGCTTCCAACCACCTGCAGGAGCTGCCATATGGCGGCTGGGTGGCGCCCAACATCTATTACCTGG GTTATGCTGGTGTTGTCCGCTACAAAGGGATCAGAATTGGCGGCTTGTCTGGAATCTTCAAGTCCCGCGACTACAGAAGGG GTCACCATGAATTCCCTCCATACAATCCTGATACACTTCGAAGTGTTTACCACATCCGAAATATTGAGGTCTTCAAATTAAAACAG ATCCAGATGCCCATCGACATTTTTATGAGCCACGACTGGCCTCGTGGAATCTACCACTATGGCAGTACGGGCGAGTTGTTGCGAAAGAAGAAGTTTCTGCGTCAGGAGGTGGAGTCCAACACTCTGGGCAGTCCTGCTGCAGAGGAGCTCCTAGCTTACCTCCAGCCCAGCTACTGGTTCTCTGCTCATCTGCATGTCAAATTTGCTGCTGTTATGCAGCATCCG CCCAAAGGAAACGCTGCCCCACGTCTGACCAAATTCCTGTCGCTGGATAAATGTCTGCCCTACAGGGAATTCTTACAG ATTGTGGATGTGCCAGACAGACCGGGTTCATCTGAGGGTCTTGAGTATGATCCAGAGTGGCTTGCTATTCTGAAGGCCACCAACAGTCTGCAGAGGACCACCCCTAACCCCTGGAACCCCCCAGAGGATAATGGCCTGCATGAACG GTGGGACTTCAGACCCTCAGAGGTGGCCATGATGCAGGTAGTGGAGGATCTCAACGGTGACCTCGCCATTCCAGACAACTTCAGCCAGACTGTGACTCCGTATGACCCCAACAGGCCTCAGCCCCACGCCGCTCCCAGCTGCAGCACCAACCCTCAGACCACTGAGCTCTGTGCCACGTTAGGTCTCACAGACCTCTACGCCTACGCCGGGCAGGGAGGCGGTGATCTGGGGAGAATTCAGGGCAGtactggaggagaggaggatgatgaagatGGAAATAGTGTGGGAAGTGCGGATGAGCCCAGCGAGTACCCGACCGACACCTCAGGATTGTCCAATTCATTTAACCCTGATGAGATCACAATAGAGGATgagtgggaggaagaggagggaaacGAGGAGGCTGAGGACAGGTCTAACTCAGAGGCAGCAGTAAAGGGAGCTCAGCTCTCGGATGTACCTGTAGGTGAAGTCCACACCCCCAGCCGCATGGTTCTGCCTCCGCCCAAATCTGACGCCTCCCCCAATCTACTGTCCAAACTGATGAACCTGCCGCCTCCCTCTCACTCTACGCCAGCAACAGTCCGCACTAACTCTGGAGCAGAAAGGGAAGAACACTGTGAGGACGATGTTGAAGATGCTTCAGCTGTACGTGTCCCAAAACGTACCAGTGACGAGGCCGAGGCTCCTGGCAGCAGAGACCCGACTCCGAGAATCAAACGCAGGAACCAGGTCATCTATACAGCAGTGGAGGATGACGAGAGTGAGGGTTAG